From a region of the Cyclopterus lumpus isolate fCycLum1 chromosome 5, fCycLum1.pri, whole genome shotgun sequence genome:
- the mdfi gene encoding myoD family inhibitor domain-containing protein, translated as MDEERSAPAISPEPPDEGDPSIPAPQPNSHVTSTEECTNSCPNPKPCPSPDVAHTYTEPLILRLNGTPEKLLGDDGDKWSSSLSHSELTTPNKSIRSQPAARSTLSHHTQPCRTQPSSQLRNGAKHHTHSSQTHCTHYTHTLQSNGVRNGGPHPKLGSLPRGGSSTSSSSSAGPKHTKKLQSNPSITSQSSKRSKSSSKSNSSQMPTEAQDDCCVHCILACLFCEFLTLCNIVLDCATCGSCAGDDSCFCCCCASEECGDCDLPCDMDCGIIDACCESADCLEICMECCSLCFSS; from the exons ATGGATGAGGAGAGGAGTGCCCCTGCCATCTCCCCAGAGCCACCTGATGAGGGGGATCCCAGTATACCAGCTCCACAACCCAATTCACACGTAACCTCAACAGAAGAGTGCACAAACAGCTGCCCAAACCCAAAGCCCTGTCCTAGTCCAG atgTGGCCCACACTTATACTGAGCCCCTCATATTGAGGTTAAACGGCACCCCAGAAAAGTTGCTAGGCGATGATGGAGACAAGTGGAGCAGCAGCCTCTCACACTCGGAGCTTACAACACCCAACAAGAGCATCAGAT CTCAACCAGCAGCCAGATCCACGCTCAGCCACCACACCCAGCCATGTCGGACACAGCCCAGCAGCCAACTACGCAACGGAGCCaagcaccacacacactcttctcaaACGCACTGTACGCATTACACGCACACCCTCCAGTCCAACGGGGTCAGGAACGGAGGCCCTCATCCTAAGCTCGGCTCCCTCCCGAGAGGCGGCTCATCCACATCCTCGTCTTCTTCAGCGGGACCCAAACACACCAAGAAATTACAGTCCAACCCCTCCATCACTTCCCAGAGCAGCAAAAGAAGCAAGAGCAGCTCCAAGAGCAATAGCTCTCAGATGCCCACAGAAGCACAGGACG ACTGCTGTGTTCACTGTATTCTGGCCTGCCTCTTTTGTGAGTTTCTAACTCTGTGTAACATCGTCCTGGACTGTGCCACCTGCGGCTCCTGCGCGGGGGACGATTcatgtttctgctgctgctgtgcgtCGGAGGAGTGTGGCGACTGTGATCTGCCCTGTGACATGGACTGTGGCATTATCGACGCCTGCTGTGAGTCTGCAGACTGCCTTGAGATCTGCATGGAGTGCTGCAGCCTTTGCTTCTCTTCCTGA